Sequence from the Luteolibacter flavescens genome:
GTGACGGGCTCCGCGAGACGCTGCGCAAGCAGGTCGAGTTCTGGCGCGACCGCAAGCGCGTCCGCGAAGTGGACTTCGATGAGAAGAGCTTGGTCGAAGGCGCTCCGGGCCAGGACGACGAGACACTGGCTTGAGTTGTCCGGAGGTTTCCATTTTCCTGCCCGCCCATGACCGAACTTCCCGGACGCACGCCGCAGACACCCATCGCCGTCAATGTCGAGATGTGGTTCGAGGGCTCCTTCGTGGAGCGCATCGAGCAGGCGGCGGCGCTAGGTTTCCCGGCGATCGAGCTGTGGTCATGGCGTGACAAGGACTTGGCCGCCGGTGCCGAGGCGCTGAGAAAGCACGACATCATCGCCACGCAGTTCACCGCGTGGGGATTTGGCCAGCAGATCAATGATCCGGCATTCCCGAAGGAAGACTTCGTCGCGGAGATCGCCGCTGCCTGTGAAGCCGCGGAGATCCTGCCCGGCTGCGAGCGCTTCTGCGTGGTGGGCGGCGACAATGTCCCCGGGCTGACCAAGGAGCAGATGCACGCCTCGATCATCGAGAAGCTGCGTGCCGCCGTGCCGGTGCTGGAGGCGAAGCGGAAGATGATCATCCTGGAACCGATGAATCCCTACAACCATCCCGGGCACTGTCTCTACGGCAGCGCCGATGGCATCGCGATCTGCGAGGCGGTGGGATCGGAATGGGTGAAGCTGAATTGGGACCTTTTCCACATGCAGCGCTACGAGGGCAACCTCATCGACAATCTGGAAAAGGGGAAGGAGTGGATCGGCTACGTTCAATTCGCCGACTCGCCTGCGCGCAATGAGCCGGGCACCGGCGAGATTTGCTACAGCGAGGTTTTTCGAAAGGTGCGCGAGCTGGGGCTGCCACTGCCGCTCGGTGCCGAGTGCCTCCCAAAGGGAGGCGATGCCCGTCGCGCCGCGGAGCGACTCTACCGCGTGGATCTGGAGTCGGCGTGATGCCTTACCACGCGATCTCGGCCACCACGGCGCGGTGATCCGAGCCGAGGTCAGGACCGATCCAGCGCTTCCGGCAGTTCGCCATGCCCGGTGCATCCTTGGCACTGCGATAGAGCACGTGGTCGATCGGCACGGCGAGCAGGTGCCCGCGCATCCACGTGCTGCCCGCGCCCTTGCCTTGTGCGGAGTCGATGAGGCCGGCATCCCACAGCGGCTTCATGCCATGGCTCCAGCGCGAGGCATTCAGGTCGCCGGTGACGATCACGGGCAGCGTTTGCTTCGCGACCTCGTCCGCCATGATCCGCAGGAACTCATCCCGCTCGCCCGACCAAAATTCCGTGGTCGGTGGCACCGGGTGCGCGCCGTAGAGGATGAAGTCGCCCGATGGGCCCGTGAGGCGCGCCTTGAGCAGGGGTAGCTCCATCTTTCCGCAAGGGATGATCTCGTGGGAAACGATGGGAAGCTTCGAGTAGAAGGCGAAGCCGAAGTTTCCCTCCACGGGGTGCTTGATCGCGTGAGGATGACTTGTTAGAAGCGGCCGCAATTCCCTGGCCCACACGCGATTCACCTCGGGGAGGAAGATCACGTCCGAATCGGTCTCGCGGGTCCAGCGCACCGCGTCGTCATAGCGCTGGTTTGCCGTGAGGACATTGAATGTCGCGATGCGCACCGGATTCCCGACGGGCTTGCCCCCACTGCCGATAAAGCATGGCGCGAGTTGGAAGACGGGCACCACGAGGAAGATCGCCGCGAAGCCGGCGAGCCGGAACGACTTGAAGGCGAGCAACACGATCACCGAGATCCCGATGAACACCGCATAATGGACCTGGAAGTGATTGAAGAGATCCAGCTTCCAATGCATCCCGCCGAAGAGACCGAGGATCGGGAAAATGCCCGCCAGCGCGGCGATACGCGCGATGAAAGGCAGGGGCTTTGGGAGGAGACGTGAGCGCCACTTCATTGCCCGCACAATGTCATGAACGGGCCGCGGCTCAATGGCCATCTCTGCCCGGATGCACGCGGGGATGTGCTGACACTCATTTCCCTCCGACAGAAGAAAAGGCCGCCACCGGATGATCCGGTGGCGGCCCTCACATATTCAATAAACTATCTTGCCTCAGTCCATCAGGGGATGGCGGTCTCGACCCGGAGGCGGGCGAAGACCTTGCCTGCGGCTGCTGCCGATGCAGGGATCGTCGCCGTCACGGTGTCGAGTCCGGCACTCGGGGTGTTGGTCGCCACCTGGGCTCCGCTGACGGTGGTCCAGCTACCGTCGGCGAGGGTGGTGCTGTATTCCACCACCGCGTTGAGGTAAGCCGCTTCCGACTTCCGCACGAAGGTGAAGATCAGATCACCGGCTGCGTTTTTCGTGACCTTCGGCAGGTCTGCGGTGCTGCTGACAGTTGCATTCGAGTTCAGGAGATACTCAAGGATGTTCGCGATGCCGTCGTTATCGATATCCGCTTCAGGGGACGGATCGCTCAGGCCGGCGGCCCAGGCTTCGTAGCCCTGTGCTTCCCCCGTGGTGAGCACGACAGCATTCTGTGAATACTGCAGGGTGTAGCCGGCCGGGACACCGTTTGCCGCGAAGGTTCCGGTGATCGGACCCGTCGAGGACACGATTTGGTATATCGACGCCGTCGGGGTGCCGGTGATGTTGAGCGTCGCACCGGTGATGTTGAGCGAGCCGGTGACCGTCAGTTTGTCCGCTGCATCTCCGGAGAGTTCGATGTCGAGGCTGCCGGTGAGAGTGGTGTTTCCCAAGGTCAGTTCGTCAATCGGGGAGAAGGCATCTCCGGGAGCGATGGTGCCGGCAACCGTTGCGGCACCCGTGGCCGTTCCGGTGCCTTGTAGCTTGGCTCCGGCCGCGATCTTGATCTCGGACGTGCCGGTGGCACTGCCGGTCGAATTGCTGAGGGTCAGCGTTCCTGCCACCACGTTGGTGCCGAGGCCTACATCGCCGGTCCATGTTTTCGGGTTGGCTCCGGTGTAGGTGTTCGCATTGGTCAAGATCAATTCTCCTTCTCCCTGCTTGAGGATACCATAGCCACCCGACACCGGGCGCGTGATCTCAAGGACGGCTCCGGCCTCGGTGATCAGGGTGATGTTGCCGGGATTCAGTGCGAGTTCACCGGAACCGCCGATCTGCGAGAAGATCTCGCTCGCGAGCGCGCTGAAGGTGGTCACTGCATCCGCATTTCCCTCCACAGGTTCGAATGTCGCACCACCGGTGATGAGACCGCCTTGGAGAACGACACGACCTTGGTCGTCCACGGTTCCCGATGGGAAGTAGGTCAGCCACTCGGCGACTTCCATGGTTCCCCCGATCAGACGAACCTGTCCGATGGATGTGGTGGTGTAGGTGTGGTGACCGCCGAGCGAAGAACTGGCTCCCAGACGGAGGGTTCCTGCCGGGTTCACCGTGATATTCAGGCTCGATGTTGGATAGGGGATGAAGTTGGCGTAGTAGTTTTGGCCAAAGTCCACCGTACCTTCTTCGATGATGATGTCCTCAAGAGCTCCGGCCGATGACCCCATGTAAGCTTCGAAGCGCAGGGTGCCGCCGCCGGTCTTTGTCAGCGTGCCATTGAAGTCGCTTCTTCCGATCTTGGTCAGCGATGCGCCGCTATCGATGTCGATGGTGGCGCCGTCGCCAACGATTTCGAGGTGTCTCTGCGAGACGGTTGCCGCCTTGATGGAAAGGGTGCTTCCTCCGCCAAGCTGGAGCCGGGTGTTCGACTGTGCTGCACCAAGGCTGTGGGCTGTATCAGCAACCACGGTTCCGCCATTGAGGAAGATGCCACCCGTGAACGCATTGGCAGCGCCAAGCGTGACACTTCCGGCACCGCTTTTAACGAACTGCGTATTGCCGCTGATCGAGGAGCCAGAGAGGACATAATTGGTCGTCTCGTTCGCGAATGCCACGTGAGAAGGCGTCACCGGGCCCGTCAGCAAGACGTTGGTATTGCCCGTGATGTCAGCAAACCTGACCGGATCTCCCTGGCCGAATGCCGTGGTCGATGCGTCGCCGGGTTTCGGATTGAAGTTCGCGGTGGTGGTGTCCCAATTGCCATTGGCGTCGTTCTTCCAAAGCAGGGTGCGACCGGAGATCGGGAGCACGCCGGTGCCTGTCATGCGGCGAGTCGGGGTCGGATAGGATGGGAATCCGCCGCCGACTGCATCCACCAGCACCCAGTTGGTGAGGTCCTCGCTGCCTTCGATCACCCATGCAACGGGATCCCGCTCAGGCGCATCACCTGCGGTGACGAACTGGTAGCCGTCGATGGTGATCGGTTGAGGGAAGTCGAAGACCAGGCCCTGCTTGTTGAAGTCCAGCCACTTGGTGGCGGGGTTGTTGTCGACAAGGGCGGATGGTGGTTCGCCACCGGGGAAGTTGCCTCCGGGATTGGAGACGAATGGCACGGCGGTTTCCTTGACCCCACCGTTGTAGAACTCGAACTCGGCAAGCTGGATCGAGTTGGCTCCTGCATTGTTGCGCAGCGAGAGCGGGGTGAAGCGGAAGTACTGGTAGGTTGCAGTACCTCCGGTCACAGCCCGGACCTGGATCGTGTTGCTGGAAGTTCCCGAGGCATTCGTTGCAGCCAGCGTGTAGGCGGTGGTTCCTGCCGTCGGGGTGATGGTGTATGGACCGGCATCACCTTGGACCACGCCGCCTGGATTCAGCACGGTGCCGGCGGGATTGGTGCCGGTGACGGTCCATGCTAGATTCGTGGA
This genomic interval carries:
- a CDS encoding TIM barrel protein; the encoded protein is MTELPGRTPQTPIAVNVEMWFEGSFVERIEQAAALGFPAIELWSWRDKDLAAGAEALRKHDIIATQFTAWGFGQQINDPAFPKEDFVAEIAAACEAAEILPGCERFCVVGGDNVPGLTKEQMHASIIEKLRAAVPVLEAKRKMIILEPMNPYNHPGHCLYGSADGIAICEAVGSEWVKLNWDLFHMQRYEGNLIDNLEKGKEWIGYVQFADSPARNEPGTGEICYSEVFRKVRELGLPLPLGAECLPKGGDARRAAERLYRVDLESA
- a CDS encoding endonuclease/exonuclease/phosphatase family protein, with translation MKWRSRLLPKPLPFIARIAALAGIFPILGLFGGMHWKLDLFNHFQVHYAVFIGISVIVLLAFKSFRLAGFAAIFLVVPVFQLAPCFIGSGGKPVGNPVRIATFNVLTANQRYDDAVRWTRETDSDVIFLPEVNRVWARELRPLLTSHPHAIKHPVEGNFGFAFYSKLPIVSHEIIPCGKMELPLLKARLTGPSGDFILYGAHPVPPTTEFWSGERDEFLRIMADEVAKQTLPVIVTGDLNASRWSHGMKPLWDAGLIDSAQGKGAGSTWMRGHLLAVPIDHVLYRSAKDAPGMANCRKRWIGPDLGSDHRAVVAEIAW
- a CDS encoding autotransporter-associated beta strand repeat-containing protein, with amino-acid sequence MIRTLLALAAASTVVTQATEVTFRYFRFTPTKNYLAPDNAVTQLSEFTFGLRGTILNVRGSTGAGPVVPMTPTGGSFAPDANEGIEKMFDGSVQTKLFSGDRGPFLFDFLTPVTIDSYNFATANDFNDRTPVSWTLEGSNDNANWVVVDARADVAITDLYRTFQTGWTISGGPLLPAFSSAFGLAAPAQTNPLTYAVSSPGIVKVGESTNLAWTVTGTNPAGTVLNPGGVVQGDAGPYTITPTAGTTAYTLAATNASGTSSNTIQVRAVTGGTATYQYFRFTPLSLRNNAGANSIQLAEFEFYNGGVKETAVPFVSNPGGNFPGGEPPSALVDNNPATKWLDFNKQGLVFDFPQPITIDGYQFVTAGDAPERDPVAWVIEGSEDLTNWVLVDAVGGGFPSYPTPTRRMTGTGVLPISGRTLLWKNDANGNWDTTTANFNPKPGDASTTAFGQGDPVRFADITGNTNVLLTGPVTPSHVAFANETTNYVLSGSSISGNTQFVKSGAGSVTLGAANAFTGGIFLNGGTVVADTAHSLGAAQSNTRLQLGGGSTLSIKAATVSQRHLEIVGDGATIDIDSGASLTKIGRSDFNGTLTKTGGGTLRFEAYMGSSAGALEDIIIEEGTVDFGQNYYANFIPYPTSSLNITVNPAGTLRLGASSSLGGHHTYTTTSIGQVRLIGGTMEVAEWLTYFPSGTVDDQGRVVLQGGLITGGATFEPVEGNADAVTTFSALASEIFSQIGGSGELALNPGNITLITEAGAVLEITRPVSGGYGILKQGEGELILTNANTYTGANPKTWTGDVGLGTNVVAGTLTLSNSTGSATGTSEIKIAAGAKLQGTGTATGAATVAGTIAPGDAFSPIDELTLGNTTLTGSLDIELSGDAADKLTVTGSLNITGATLNITGTPTASIYQIVSSTGPITGTFAANGVPAGYTLQYSQNAVVLTTGEAQGYEAWAAGLSDPSPEADIDNDGIANILEYLLNSNATVSSTADLPKVTKNAAGDLIFTFVRKSEAAYLNAVVEYSTTLADGSWTTVSGAQVATNTPSAGLDTVTATIPASAAAAGKVFARLRVETAIP